A portion of the Acidobacteriota bacterium genome contains these proteins:
- a CDS encoding isoprenylcysteine carboxylmethyltransferase family protein, with amino-acid sequence MVPSAQKNDWGRVAKRIRVPLGFLFAIVYLWFARPAWEALALGAAIAALGLWLRAFASGYVKKAQELTTTGPYAYTRNPLYLGSMIIAAGFAVAARSWWLAAGMAAMFLAIYVPVIRFEEDLLRGLFPHDVDAYFARVPRLLPRLRAEKSAAGGGAGFSREGFSLELYLRHREYNAAVGALVMFAALAAKLVWWR; translated from the coding sequence GTGGTTCCTAGCGCGCAAAAAAACGATTGGGGACGGGTCGCCAAGCGCATCCGCGTGCCGCTTGGCTTCCTCTTCGCCATCGTTTACCTCTGGTTTGCGCGGCCGGCCTGGGAAGCGCTCGCGCTCGGCGCGGCCATTGCGGCGCTCGGACTCTGGCTCCGCGCCTTCGCTTCTGGGTACGTGAAAAAGGCGCAGGAGCTCACCACCACCGGCCCGTACGCGTACACCCGCAACCCGCTTTATCTCGGCTCCATGATCATTGCCGCCGGCTTCGCGGTAGCTGCCCGCAGCTGGTGGCTCGCGGCCGGCATGGCGGCGATGTTCCTCGCCATCTATGTTCCCGTGATCCGCTTTGAGGAGGACCTGCTGCGTGGATTGTTCCCGCACGACGTCGACGCATACTTCGCCCGCGTCCCGCGCCTGCTGCCCCGCCTGCGTGCGGAAAAGTCCGCAGCCGGCGGCGGTGCGGGATTCTCCCGCGAAGGCTTCTCTCTGGAACTCTATCTGCGGCATCGCGAGTACAACGCCGCCGTCGGAGCGCTCGTGATGTTCGCCGCGCTGGCGGCCAAGCTGGTCTGGTGGCGGTAA
- a CDS encoding DUF3108 domain-containing protein yields the protein MMRLAPALLALALLAAAPLTAAQRPAPPSPAAPSANQSAAPRPAPDVITTNTRIIPPPANHKFPNGQTLVYDVEWRLWRAGSASIRLDAAGAEERITGTADSSGVVSLLYGVHDRFETFFDAKTFCSRQITKNTEEGFRKRQTQIRFDHARGKAVLDEKDLKKGTAKHVENDIPACATDVLSGIFYVASLPLAPNVTYTLPLNDGGKTAEVKVTVEAREKIKTPAGEFNTVRVQPESLAGLVKSRGRIWLWYTDDAAHTPVQMRAKMGWGTLTFRLTRIERK from the coding sequence ATGATGCGTCTCGCCCCCGCGCTGCTCGCGCTCGCGCTGCTCGCCGCCGCTCCCCTCACTGCCGCGCAGAGGCCCGCGCCGCCGTCTCCCGCAGCGCCCTCCGCAAACCAGTCCGCCGCGCCGAGGCCCGCTCCCGACGTCATCACCACCAATACGCGCATCATCCCGCCGCCGGCGAATCACAAGTTTCCCAACGGACAGACCTTGGTCTACGACGTGGAGTGGCGGTTGTGGCGCGCCGGTAGCGCTAGCATCCGGCTCGATGCGGCTGGAGCAGAAGAGCGCATCACCGGCACTGCCGATTCCTCCGGCGTAGTGTCGCTGCTCTATGGCGTGCACGATCGCTTCGAGACTTTCTTCGACGCCAAGACTTTCTGCTCGCGCCAGATCACCAAGAACACCGAAGAAGGCTTTCGCAAACGCCAGACGCAGATCCGCTTCGATCACGCGCGTGGCAAGGCCGTGCTCGACGAGAAAGACTTGAAGAAGGGCACCGCGAAACATGTGGAGAACGACATCCCCGCCTGCGCCACCGACGTGCTTTCCGGCATCTTCTACGTGGCGTCGCTGCCGCTCGCGCCGAACGTGACTTACACCCTGCCACTCAACGACGGCGGCAAGACGGCGGAAGTGAAGGTCACGGTCGAAGCGCGCGAGAAGATCAAGACGCCGGCCGGCGAGTTCAACACCGTGCGCGTGCAGCCCGAGTCGCTCGCGGGGCTGGTGAAGAGCCGCGGCAGGATCTGGCTGTGGTACACCGACGACGCTGCGCACACGCCGGTGCAGATGCGTGCCAAGATGGGGTGGGGAACGCTCACCTTCCGGCTCACGCGCATCGAGAGGAAATAG